The following proteins come from a genomic window of Companilactobacillus pabuli:
- the rseP gene encoding RIP metalloprotease RseP yields MTAIITFIIVFGILVIVHEFGHYYAAKKSGILVREFSVGMGPKIVAYRKNHTTYTLRLLPLGGYVRMAGAQEDDSEIQPGTMASLVINDDDKVTKIITSSKVYDANAVPVQISKADLVDDLVIEGYENGDETVTKKYSVDHDATIVEEDGTEVQIAPRDVQLQSVSVWKRMITNFAGPFNNFVLAIVAAIIAAFMMGSVGNGSNQLGSIQKDSVAQKAGLKANDKILSINGKTTASWTDLSENIQNSPGKKLTMKVQSGKKIETIKVTPKTVKSSGQSYGLIGIMQKTDSSAMAKIKYGFIYSWSTSLTIFHALGKMVSGGFSINQLSGPVGIYSMTSKVASTGLINIIFFTSMLSMNLGIVNLIPIPALDGGKILLNIVEAIRRKPIPEQYENVITLIGVGILVLLMIAVTWNDIQRFFIK; encoded by the coding sequence ATGACCGCGATAATTACATTTATAATCGTTTTTGGAATTTTGGTAATTGTTCATGAATTTGGACACTATTACGCTGCAAAAAAATCAGGAATCTTAGTTCGTGAGTTTTCTGTTGGTATGGGACCGAAAATCGTCGCTTACCGCAAAAATCATACGACCTATACTTTGAGACTGCTACCTTTGGGTGGTTATGTCCGCATGGCTGGTGCACAAGAAGATGATTCTGAAATTCAACCAGGAACGATGGCATCGTTAGTAATTAATGATGACGATAAAGTAACAAAAATTATAACTTCAAGTAAGGTTTATGATGCAAACGCGGTTCCAGTTCAAATCTCTAAAGCTGATCTTGTTGATGATTTAGTAATTGAAGGATACGAAAATGGTGATGAAACTGTCACTAAGAAGTATTCGGTTGATCATGATGCAACGATTGTTGAAGAGGATGGTACGGAAGTGCAGATTGCACCTCGTGACGTTCAATTGCAATCAGTTTCTGTCTGGAAGCGAATGATCACGAACTTTGCTGGTCCATTTAACAATTTTGTTTTAGCAATCGTGGCTGCAATTATTGCTGCCTTTATGATGGGATCAGTTGGGAATGGTTCTAATCAATTGGGTAGCATTCAAAAAGATTCAGTAGCTCAAAAAGCTGGTCTAAAGGCCAACGATAAAATTTTAAGTATTAACGGGAAGACAACTGCTTCTTGGACTGATTTATCAGAGAATATTCAAAATAGTCCTGGTAAAAAATTAACGATGAAAGTTCAATCCGGTAAAAAGATTGAAACAATCAAAGTAACGCCTAAGACAGTTAAATCTTCAGGTCAAAGTTATGGCTTGATCGGTATCATGCAAAAGACCGATTCTTCTGCCATGGCTAAAATCAAATATGGTTTCATTTATAGCTGGAGCACTTCTTTAACAATTTTCCACGCTTTAGGAAAGATGGTTTCAGGTGGGTTTAGCATTAATCAATTATCTGGTCCGGTAGGAATTTATTCGATGACTTCTAAAGTCGCCTCAACTGGTTTGATCAACATTATTTTCTTCACATCGATGCTGTCAATGAACTTAGGAATTGTCAATTTGATTCCAATTCCAGCGTTAGATGGTGGAAAAATCTTGTTAAATATTGTTGAAGCAATTAGAAGAAAACCAATTCCAGAACAATATGAAAATGTGATTACCTTAATTGGGGTCGGAATCTTAGTTCTATTAATGATTGCCGTAACCTGGAATGATATCCAGCGCTTCTTTATAAAATAG
- a CDS encoding proline--tRNA ligase translates to MKQSKLYIPTLKQTPSDAEAISHQLMLRAGYIRQVSAGVYAYLPLAWSVIQKIEGLIRKQMKDIDAAEMRMPAILPADLWKESGRYATYGDNLFKFKDRHDRDFILGPTHEETFTSIVKEGLNSYKKLPIAMYQIQMKYRDEDRPRNGLLRGREFIMQDAYSFTSNKEQLDVIFNQMEQAYRNIFDACGLNYRVIIGDAGAMGGTDSKEFSAIADIGEDTIAYSDDSDYSANLEMAASKMDENPVEDKKEMEEVDTPNVHTIDALAQLLKVDASRIMKAVAYIADEKPVMVMIRGDYDVNDVKLKNYLGADFLREATNEEVTDVFGSVPGFIGPKGIKEDVKVLYDSSLVGLTNFVVGPNKENRHFINANFEDITDEMPEFRDLRVIKEGETSPDGHGKIQFTRGIEIGHIFKLGTKFSKALGANFLDENGKSNPIIMGSYGIGVSRLLTAIVEQHSDENGIVWPVSLAPYQVHVVPIKYNNDVQGKLSDEIVELLENEGYDVLLDDRKERPGVKFADSDLIGTPIRITVGKKAADEIVELKLRSTGETIEVSKDELVNSVKILLKNQK, encoded by the coding sequence TTGAAACAGTCAAAATTATATATTCCAACATTAAAGCAAACTCCTTCAGATGCTGAAGCAATCAGTCATCAGTTGATGTTGCGTGCCGGTTATATCAGACAAGTCTCTGCCGGTGTTTATGCTTACTTGCCATTAGCTTGGTCAGTAATTCAAAAGATCGAAGGACTTATCAGAAAACAAATGAAGGACATCGATGCTGCTGAAATGCGTATGCCAGCTATTTTGCCAGCCGATCTTTGGAAGGAAAGTGGTCGTTACGCAACTTATGGTGACAATCTTTTCAAATTCAAAGACCGTCATGATCGTGATTTCATTCTTGGACCTACACACGAAGAAACTTTCACAAGTATCGTCAAAGAAGGTTTGAATAGTTACAAGAAGTTGCCAATTGCTATGTATCAAATTCAAATGAAGTATCGTGATGAAGACCGTCCTCGTAACGGTTTGCTGCGTGGTCGCGAATTTATCATGCAAGATGCTTATTCATTTACTTCTAACAAAGAACAACTTGATGTTATCTTCAATCAAATGGAACAAGCTTACCGCAATATTTTTGACGCTTGTGGTTTGAACTATCGTGTCATTATTGGTGATGCCGGTGCCATGGGTGGTACTGATTCTAAAGAATTCTCTGCCATTGCTGATATTGGTGAAGATACAATTGCTTATTCAGATGATTCAGATTACTCAGCTAACCTAGAAATGGCTGCAAGTAAGATGGATGAAAATCCTGTTGAGGATAAGAAAGAAATGGAAGAAGTCGACACACCAAACGTTCATACGATTGATGCTTTGGCTCAACTTCTTAAAGTCGACGCTTCAAGAATCATGAAGGCTGTAGCTTATATTGCTGATGAAAAACCAGTTATGGTCATGATCCGTGGTGACTACGACGTCAATGATGTTAAGTTGAAAAATTATTTAGGTGCTGATTTCTTACGTGAAGCAACTAATGAAGAAGTAACTGACGTGTTTGGCAGTGTTCCTGGTTTCATTGGACCTAAGGGTATCAAAGAAGACGTTAAAGTCCTATACGATAGCTCATTAGTTGGTTTGACAAACTTTGTTGTTGGACCTAACAAAGAGAATCGTCACTTTATCAATGCTAACTTTGAAGATATCACTGACGAAATGCCAGAATTTAGAGACCTCCGTGTTATCAAAGAAGGCGAAACATCACCAGATGGTCACGGTAAGATTCAATTTACTCGTGGTATTGAAATTGGTCACATCTTCAAACTAGGTACTAAATTCTCTAAAGCATTAGGTGCAAACTTCCTAGATGAAAATGGTAAGTCAAATCCTATCATCATGGGTAGTTACGGTATCGGTGTTTCAAGATTATTGACAGCTATCGTTGAACAACACAGCGATGAAAATGGTATCGTTTGGCCTGTAAGTTTGGCACCATACCAAGTTCACGTTGTTCCTATCAAGTACAACAATGACGTTCAAGGCAAATTAAGTGACGAAATTGTTGAATTGTTAGAAAATGAAGGCTATGACGTCTTGCTTGATGATCGTAAAGAACGTCCTGGTGTTAAGTTTGCTGACTCCGATTTGATTGGTACACCAATCAGAATCACTGTTGGTAAAAAAGCAGCTGACGAAATTGTTGAACTAAAGCTTAGAAGTACTGGCGAAACAATCGAAGTAAGTAAAGATGAATTAGTAAATTCAGTAAAAATATTGCTTAAGAATCAGAAATAG
- a CDS encoding tRNA1(Val) (adenine(37)-N6)-methyltransferase, whose product MSINSQDTIANSGVKINQDKELYSFNLDTILLYNFANPAKKGKVVDLCAGNGAIGLSLTSKTSAKIYLVEIQKKLSDLAQQSIIDNHLSKQVTLINDDLKNVQQYIAHDTVDTVVCNPPYFKVTDQTAIKDNSVLAIARHELKANLKDILSAIKVLLKENSHAYLVYRPQRLSDLLVTMAEEKLQAKRLRFVRTTANKDANLVLVDAIKTVKTASLRVEPDLVIYDENHQLSKEANLIINGK is encoded by the coding sequence ATGTCGATTAATTCTCAAGATACGATTGCAAATAGTGGTGTCAAAATCAATCAAGATAAAGAACTCTACTCATTCAATCTTGATACTATTTTACTCTATAATTTTGCAAATCCCGCAAAAAAAGGCAAAGTTGTTGATTTATGTGCAGGAAATGGGGCAATCGGTTTGTCTCTAACTAGTAAGACTTCTGCCAAAATTTATTTAGTCGAAATTCAAAAAAAATTATCAGATTTGGCTCAGCAAAGTATTATTGACAACCATTTATCCAAGCAAGTAACTTTAATCAATGATGATTTAAAAAATGTTCAGCAATACATTGCCCATGATACCGTCGATACGGTTGTCTGTAATCCACCATACTTTAAAGTGACGGATCAAACTGCAATTAAGGATAATTCCGTCTTGGCCATTGCACGCCACGAACTAAAAGCTAATTTAAAAGACATTTTGTCAGCCATTAAAGTTTTACTCAAAGAAAACTCTCACGCTTATTTAGTTTATCGTCCCCAACGTCTAAGCGACTTATTAGTGACGATGGCAGAAGAAAAGTTGCAAGCTAAACGCCTACGATTTGTAAGGACAACCGCTAATAAGGATGCTAATTTAGTATTGGTCGATGCGATTAAGACTGTTAAAACTGCATCCTTGAGAGTGGAACCAGATTTGGTTATTTATGACGAAAATCATCAATTAAGTAAAGAGGCTAATTTAATAATCAATGGAAAGTAA
- a CDS encoding GIY-YIG nuclease family protein translates to MESKYYVYMLLCSDKTFYTGTSNDVKKRVKTHNAGKGAKYTKVRRPVKLMYTEELADKSAALKREIAIKKLTRLQKEQLLKSHGINWQDYLIK, encoded by the coding sequence ATGGAAAGTAAATACTACGTTTACATGTTATTGTGCAGTGACAAGACTTTTTACACTGGTACTAGTAACGATGTGAAAAAAAGAGTAAAAACGCATAATGCTGGAAAGGGCGCTAAGTACACGAAAGTAAGACGTCCAGTTAAACTCATGTATACTGAAGAATTAGCCGACAAATCAGCGGCTTTAAAACGGGAAATTGCCATAAAAAAGCTAACTCGTCTCCAAAAAGAACAGCTTTTAAAAAGCCATGGAATAAATTGGCAGGACTACTTGATTAAATAG
- a CDS encoding phosphatidate cytidylyltransferase, with protein sequence MKQRVITAVIALAIFIPILLAGGIWLEVAAAALAAVGVFEVYIMRKRIIVSVDFLVTILGTLALVVPNGFYSGWLPKSFSRLDLFYIFAIILLVITVLTKNKFNFEDAGVSVVSMLYIGTGFHYLAAVRNSQPGLGLLMYALIVVWSTDIFAYTFGRKIGKHKLWPAISPNKTWEGTIAGIIMALVLSGVYMIFVPQEYSITSMLMIAFVLSIMGQMGDLIESAYKRFYKVKDSGNILPGHGGILDRFDSMLIVLPLLHIFGLV encoded by the coding sequence ATGAAACAACGTGTAATTACTGCCGTTATTGCATTAGCAATTTTTATTCCCATATTGCTTGCAGGTGGAATTTGGCTAGAAGTTGCAGCAGCAGCACTAGCAGCAGTCGGTGTATTTGAAGTTTATATCATGCGCAAGAGAATCATCGTTTCGGTTGACTTTTTAGTGACGATTTTAGGAACGTTGGCTTTGGTAGTACCAAATGGTTTTTATAGTGGCTGGTTGCCAAAGAGTTTCTCACGTCTTGATTTGTTTTATATCTTTGCAATTATTTTGTTAGTCATTACAGTTTTGACTAAGAACAAATTTAATTTTGAAGATGCAGGTGTTTCAGTAGTTTCAATGCTTTATATTGGAACAGGATTCCATTATTTAGCAGCTGTCAGAAATTCACAACCAGGACTAGGTCTGTTGATGTATGCTTTGATCGTTGTTTGGTCAACTGATATTTTTGCTTATACATTTGGTAGAAAAATCGGTAAGCATAAATTATGGCCTGCTATCAGTCCTAATAAGACATGGGAAGGAACAATTGCCGGGATTATTATGGCTTTAGTTCTCTCTGGTGTTTATATGATTTTTGTCCCACAAGAATATTCCATCACTTCAATGTTGATGATTGCTTTTGTCTTGTCAATTATGGGACAAATGGGCGATTTGATTGAATCTGCCTATAAGAGATTTTACAAAGTTAAAGATTCAGGAAACATCCTGCCAGGTCATGGTGGAATCTTGGATCGTTTCGATAGTATGTTGATCGTACTACCATTGCTACACATTTTTGGTTTAGTCTAA
- a CDS encoding lysophospholipid acyltransferase family protein encodes MFYKVIRVLVRGLVFLLNGRYHVVGKENLPDKPYILVAPHRTWWEPIFFALVISPRDATFMAKKELFKNPILRFILVHAHAFPVDREHPGPSVIKKPVKALKKEGKVLIMFPSGTRYSEDLKGGASLIAKLSKAPLVPFVYQGPLTFGGLLKHQRITIGVGPEIDFDFKAKLDEKQTKQVNEDMEKAWDKIDNEIDPSFEYIPPKKKHK; translated from the coding sequence ATGTTTTATAAAGTAATTCGTGTTTTAGTGAGAGGATTAGTCTTCCTCTTAAACGGGCGTTATCACGTAGTTGGCAAGGAAAATTTGCCTGATAAGCCCTATATTCTAGTAGCACCGCATCGAACTTGGTGGGAACCAATCTTTTTTGCTTTGGTAATTTCACCACGCGATGCAACTTTTATGGCAAAAAAAGAGCTCTTCAAGAATCCTATTTTAAGATTCATCCTAGTCCATGCCCACGCTTTTCCAGTTGATCGAGAACATCCCGGTCCCTCAGTTATCAAAAAACCTGTCAAAGCTTTGAAAAAAGAAGGTAAAGTTTTGATAATGTTTCCTTCTGGAACTCGTTACTCAGAAGACTTAAAGGGTGGTGCATCTTTGATAGCTAAGTTATCCAAAGCTCCATTAGTACCATTTGTTTATCAAGGACCGTTAACATTCGGTGGATTATTGAAACATCAACGAATCACCATTGGAGTTGGTCCCGAAATCGACTTTGACTTCAAAGCTAAATTAGATGAAAAGCAAACTAAGCAAGTTAATGAAGATATGGAAAAGGCTTGGGACAAAATCGATAACGAAATCGATCCTAGTTTTGAATATATCCCACCAAAAAAGAAACATAAATAA
- a CDS encoding isoprenyl transferase, with protein MTEDIRKRLDPEASIPKHVAIIMDGNGRWAKRLGQPRIAGHKEGMNNVKTIATAASHLGVKVLSLYAFSTENWSRPSKEVNFLMRLPVDFFGTFMPDLIKENIKVLVTGFTDHLPDRTRKVVMKAVEDTKDNTGMILNFAFNYGGRAEIVHAAKELAIKAQDGSINPEDIDDELFSSQLLTSQLGELADPDLLIRTSGEERISNFMLWQLAYSEMVFDETLWPDYSVDNLIEDIQEFDRRDRRFGSV; from the coding sequence ATGACAGAAGATATTAGGAAGAGATTAGATCCAGAGGCTTCGATTCCAAAGCATGTAGCAATTATTATGGATGGTAATGGTCGTTGGGCTAAGAGATTGGGCCAACCAAGAATTGCTGGGCATAAAGAAGGCATGAATAATGTCAAAACAATTGCAACTGCTGCCAGTCATTTAGGTGTTAAAGTCTTGAGCCTTTATGCCTTTTCAACTGAAAATTGGAGTCGTCCTAGCAAAGAGGTCAATTTTTTGATGCGCCTACCAGTTGACTTCTTTGGGACATTTATGCCCGATTTAATCAAAGAAAATATTAAAGTATTGGTAACCGGATTTACGGACCATTTGCCTGATAGAACGAGAAAAGTAGTTATGAAAGCAGTTGAGGATACGAAGGATAATACCGGTATGATCCTCAACTTTGCTTTTAATTATGGCGGTCGTGCTGAAATTGTCCATGCAGCAAAAGAGTTGGCAATTAAGGCTCAGGATGGTTCAATAAATCCAGAAGATATTGACGATGAATTGTTTTCTAGTCAATTATTAACTAGTCAATTGGGTGAATTAGCTGACCCAGACTTATTGATTAGAACTAGTGGCGAAGAGCGAATTTCTAATTTCATGTTATGGCAATTAGCCTATTCGGAAATGGTCTTTGATGAAACTCTTTGGCCTGATTATTCGGTTGATAATTTGATTGAGGATATTCAAGAATTCGATAGAAGAGATCGCCGTTTCGGTTCGGTCTAG
- the frr gene encoding ribosome recycling factor gives MTNKAITKAKENMSKSVDVLSRELANIRAGKANASILSNVKVMYYGTEVPLNQVASINIPEARVLMITPYDKSSLDDIEHAINSSDLGLNPANDGSVIRLVIPQLTGERRQEIAKQVGKEAESGRIAVRNVRREAMDDLKKQEKDNDITEDELHTLEKDVQKVTDDAIAQMDKLAADKEKEITEG, from the coding sequence ATGACAAATAAAGCTATTACAAAAGCAAAAGAGAATATGTCTAAGTCAGTCGACGTTTTAAGTCGTGAACTAGCTAATATTCGTGCCGGTAAGGCTAATGCTTCAATTTTGAGTAACGTTAAAGTTATGTATTACGGTACAGAAGTACCATTGAATCAAGTTGCTTCTATCAACATTCCAGAAGCACGTGTTTTGATGATCACACCTTATGACAAATCATCACTAGATGACATCGAACATGCTATCAACTCATCAGATTTGGGACTAAACCCTGCTAATGATGGTAGTGTTATTCGTTTGGTTATTCCACAACTTACTGGTGAACGTAGACAAGAAATTGCCAAGCAAGTAGGTAAAGAAGCCGAAAGCGGACGTATTGCTGTTAGAAACGTTCGTCGTGAAGCTATGGATGATTTGAAGAAACAAGAAAAGGATAATGACATCACAGAAGACGAATTGCACACTTTGGAAAAAGATGTTCAAAAAGTTACTGATGATGCGATTGCCCAAATGGATAAATTAGCTGCAGATAAGGAAAAGGAAATTACTGAAGGCTAA
- the pyrH gene encoding UMP kinase has product MPNIKYKRIILKVSGEALAGEKGFGINPPVIKKIAEQIKSVHDLGVEVAIVCGGGNIWRGETGAEMGMDRAQADYMGMMATVMNGLALQDGLENIGVPTRVQTSIEMRQVAEPYIRRRAVRHLEKGRVVIFAGGTGNPYFSTDTTSVLRAAEIEADVILMAKNDVDGVYSADPKKDPNAKKYSELSQLDIINKNLGVMDTTASSLSMDNNIPLIVFNLNKPENIKKVVQGENIGTIIKGGNDDK; this is encoded by the coding sequence ATGCCTAATATCAAGTATAAAAGAATTATTTTAAAAGTTTCTGGTGAAGCTTTAGCTGGAGAAAAAGGATTTGGCATTAATCCCCCAGTTATTAAAAAAATCGCTGAACAAATCAAAAGTGTTCACGATTTAGGTGTTGAGGTTGCCATTGTTTGTGGCGGTGGAAACATCTGGCGTGGCGAAACTGGTGCTGAAATGGGTATGGATCGTGCTCAAGCAGATTACATGGGTATGATGGCTACAGTTATGAATGGTCTAGCATTACAAGATGGTTTGGAAAATATTGGTGTACCAACTCGTGTGCAAACTTCAATTGAAATGCGTCAAGTTGCAGAACCATATATCAGAAGAAGAGCCGTTAGACATCTAGAAAAGGGCCGTGTAGTTATCTTTGCCGGTGGAACTGGTAATCCATACTTCTCAACTGATACTACTTCAGTATTACGTGCTGCTGAAATCGAAGCCGATGTTATTTTGATGGCTAAGAATGATGTTGATGGAGTTTATTCAGCTGATCCTAAGAAGGATCCAAATGCTAAGAAGTATTCAGAATTGTCACAACTTGATATTATCAATAAGAATCTCGGTGTTATGGATACAACAGCTTCTTCATTGTCAATGGATAACAATATTCCATTGATCGTCTTCAACTTGAATAAACCTGAAAATATTAAGAAGGTTGTTCAAGGAGAAAATATTGGAACAATTATAAAGGGTGGTAATGATGACAAATAA
- the purD gene encoding phosphoribosylamine--glycine ligase: MKILVVGSGAREDAICKALLKNDSNTVFCAPGNDGMKLSGIKTISINEDEFDHLTNFVQTNDIDYTIVGPEEPLVNGIVDFFKERKLKIFGPNKLAAQVEGSKTFTKKVMADANIPTANYREFTNLENAIEYLTVESSFPTVIKADGLAAGKGVYIVQNLDDALEVVSELLDGHKFNTKRVVIEEYLEGEEFSLMAFVDHKRFYPMPLAQDYKKIFEDDKGPNTGGMGAVCPVSNISEDIRQMAIDQVLKPFVHQLYQEGIKYTGILYAGLILTKDGIKVIEFNARFGDPETEVVLPRLKSDLSDIFVKILNHKKITEINWETKGLNLGVFAVSQGYPQKPIFGSLGKVDDFKNCPLTINFAAVRKQDDELISNGGRLYLMQTQADSLSHAQADVYQHLQRMNQENIFYRRDIGKNSI; encoded by the coding sequence ATGAAAATACTTGTTGTTGGTTCTGGTGCCAGAGAAGACGCTATTTGTAAGGCATTATTGAAAAATGATAGTAATACAGTTTTCTGTGCGCCTGGAAATGATGGAATGAAATTATCAGGTATCAAAACAATTTCAATCAATGAAGATGAATTTGATCACTTAACTAACTTTGTTCAAACCAATGATATCGACTATACGATCGTTGGTCCGGAAGAGCCTTTGGTAAATGGAATTGTTGATTTCTTTAAGGAACGTAAATTAAAGATTTTCGGTCCTAATAAATTAGCTGCTCAGGTAGAAGGTTCAAAAACTTTCACTAAAAAAGTAATGGCTGATGCCAATATTCCCACAGCCAATTATCGTGAATTTACTAACTTGGAGAATGCGATTGAGTATTTAACCGTTGAATCAAGTTTTCCAACAGTTATCAAAGCTGACGGTTTAGCTGCGGGTAAGGGTGTCTATATTGTTCAAAATTTGGACGATGCTTTGGAAGTAGTCAGTGAACTATTGGACGGGCATAAATTCAATACTAAACGAGTGGTGATTGAAGAATACCTTGAAGGTGAAGAGTTCTCACTGATGGCATTTGTCGACCACAAGCGCTTTTATCCAATGCCTTTGGCCCAAGACTATAAGAAAATCTTTGAAGATGACAAAGGTCCTAATACCGGCGGTATGGGTGCTGTTTGTCCAGTAAGCAATATTTCTGAAGACATCAGACAAATGGCAATTGATCAAGTTTTGAAGCCTTTTGTCCACCAATTGTATCAAGAAGGTATTAAGTATACGGGTATTTTATATGCTGGCTTAATCTTGACCAAAGATGGGATCAAGGTAATTGAATTCAATGCTCGCTTTGGTGATCCAGAAACAGAAGTAGTCTTGCCACGTTTGAAATCTGATTTGTCTGATATTTTTGTAAAGATTTTGAATCATAAGAAGATTACTGAGATTAATTGGGAAACCAAAGGTCTTAATCTAGGTGTTTTTGCAGTCAGCCAAGGTTATCCACAAAAGCCAATTTTTGGCAGTCTAGGTAAAGTTGATGATTTCAAGAATTGCCCTTTGACGATCAATTTTGCGGCTGTTCGTAAACAGGATGATGAATTGATTAGTAATGGTGGGCGCTTGTACTTAATGCAAACACAAGCTGATTCCTTGAGCCATGCTCAAGCTGACGTTTATCAACATTTGCAACGAATGAATCAAGAGAATATTTTTTATCGCCGTGATATAGGTAAAAACTCCATATAG
- the tsf gene encoding translation elongation factor Ts, giving the protein MAKITAAQVKELRDKTSVGMMDAKKALVAADGNMQEAIDKLREKGIAKAAKKSGNVAAEGLTHIEISGNKAAIIEVNSETDFVSSNDKFINLVNSIGKAIVENEPKTMDEALELKMGDQTINEAITGLTAVIGEKISLRRFKVLDKTDSQVFGSYLHNGGLIGAIVTLEGADEDTAKDVAMHVAAINPEFMDRDQVPADRLEHEKAIFTEETKAEGKPEKIIPRIVEGRLNKFLSEISLADQEFVKDSDMTVQQFVESKNGKLVSFVRYEVGEGIEKKQEDFAEEVKNQMK; this is encoded by the coding sequence ATGGCTAAAATTACTGCTGCTCAAGTTAAAGAATTACGTGATAAGACAAGCGTTGGTATGATGGATGCTAAGAAGGCATTGGTTGCTGCTGACGGTAATATGCAAGAAGCTATCGACAAACTTCGTGAAAAGGGTATTGCTAAGGCTGCCAAGAAGAGTGGTAACGTTGCTGCTGAAGGTTTGACACATATCGAAATCTCAGGTAACAAAGCTGCTATCATCGAAGTTAACTCAGAAACTGACTTTGTTTCATCAAATGATAAGTTTATCAATTTAGTAAATAGTATTGGTAAAGCTATCGTTGAAAATGAACCAAAGACAATGGACGAAGCTTTGGAACTTAAGATGGGTGACCAAACAATCAACGAAGCTATCACTGGCTTAACAGCTGTTATCGGTGAAAAGATTTCATTGAGACGTTTCAAGGTTCTTGACAAAACTGACTCACAAGTATTCGGTTCATACCTACACAATGGTGGTTTGATCGGTGCTATTGTTACTCTTGAAGGTGCTGATGAAGATACTGCTAAGGACGTTGCTATGCACGTTGCAGCTATCAACCCTGAATTCATGGACCGTGATCAAGTTCCTGCAGATCGTCTAGAACATGAAAAAGCTATCTTCACTGAAGAAACAAAAGCTGAAGGTAAACCTGAAAAGATCATTCCTAGAATCGTTGAAGGCCGTCTAAACAAATTCTTGTCAGAAATTAGTTTGGCTGACCAAGAATTCGTTAAGGATTCAGATATGACAGTTCAACAATTTGTTGAATCAAAGAATGGTAAGTTAGTTTCATTCGTTCGTTACGAAGTTGGCGAAGGTATCGAAAAGAAACAAGAAGACTTTGCTGAAGAAGTAAAGAACCAAATGAAGTAA
- the rpsB gene encoding 30S ribosomal protein S2 translates to MSVISMKQLLEAGVHFGHQTRRWNPKMKPFIFTQRNGIYIIDLQKTVRMIDDAYNYMKAVAGDDGIFLFVGTKKQAQDAVAEEATRAGQYYVNHRWLGGTLTNWNTIQKRIKRLKDIKAMAEDGTFDRLPKKEVALLQKQQAKLERFLGGIEDMPRIPDVMFIVDPHKENIAVNEAKKLNIPIVAMVDTNTDPDPIDVIIPSNDDAIRAVRLITSKMADAIVEGKQGEEAVTDADFAKDDNNDENSDAADAKSIEDLAQAKNTSEDNK, encoded by the coding sequence ATGTCAGTTATTTCTATGAAACAACTTCTTGAAGCCGGTGTACATTTCGGTCACCAAACAAGAAGATGGAACCCTAAGATGAAGCCATTTATCTTTACACAAAGAAATGGTATTTACATCATTGATTTACAAAAAACAGTACGCATGATCGACGATGCATACAACTATATGAAGGCTGTTGCCGGTGATGATGGAATTTTCCTATTCGTTGGTACAAAGAAACAAGCCCAAGACGCTGTTGCTGAAGAAGCTACACGTGCCGGTCAATACTACGTTAACCACCGTTGGTTAGGTGGAACTTTGACTAACTGGAACACAATCCAAAAACGTATCAAGAGATTAAAGGACATCAAGGCAATGGCTGAAGATGGTACTTTTGATCGTCTACCTAAGAAAGAAGTTGCTTTACTACAAAAGCAACAAGCTAAGCTAGAAAGATTCCTTGGTGGTATCGAAGATATGCCAAGAATCCCAGATGTTATGTTCATTGTTGATCCTCACAAGGAAAACATTGCTGTTAACGAAGCTAAGAAACTTAACATTCCTATCGTAGCTATGGTTGATACAAACACAGATCCAGATCCTATCGATGTTATCATTCCTTCAAACGATGATGCTATCCGTGCCGTTAGATTAATCACATCTAAGATGGCTGATGCTATCGTTGAAGGTAAACAAGGTGAAGAAGCTGTTACAGATGCAGACTTTGCTAAGGATGACAACAACGACGAAAATTCTGATGCTGCTGATGCAAAATCTATCGAAGATTTAGCACAAGCTAAGAACACAAGCGAAGATAACAAATAA